The stretch of DNA CCCACAGGATAACTGGTGTTTGCAGAAAACCAAGTGGGCTTTATCCCAAGCACAGGGACGTGTTCCGGAGGCAGCGCTGCCCTTGTTGGCTCTGTCCATCAGATGGCATCAGCCCTACACGGGTTTTTGTGCTGCTCGGGGAGCCGGcgctgccctgcacagcccagcacagcccagggcaggctggcagcATCCCCCGGGCCTGGGTCACACCCACCCCTgggtccctgctctgctctccagagaAGCCTGGCAGAGATGCGAGAGGACCTCGCCCTCTGGAAGGAGCACAACGCCACACTCAAAGCCGAACTGACCAGTGTGACCACAGCACACAGCGAGCTCAAAAACAGCTTCCAGGCTTTACAGAGTGAGCTCCAGGTACgtcagctccctgcaggagcagctttccCGGGGTTTGGCTGATGCCGgcttgcccagagcagctgtggctgcccctggatccctggcagtgccccaggccaggctggacagggcttggagcagcctgggacggTGGGAGGTGGTGCGGGGGCAGGACGAGGCGAGCTGTGATGCGCTCCCAAGCCGGACcggtgtctgtctgtctgtctgtctgtctgtcccggCCCAGCGAGCGGATGCGCAGAGCGAGCAGCTGAGCCGGGAGCTGCGGGCGCTGCGGGACGAGCgcacggagctgctgcagcgAGCCAGCGCCCTGCGCAGCGACAACGACCGCCAGGCCGGCCACATCCGCCACATCCAAGGTACCTGGGGCCGGCAGGGCGCGGCTGTGCCCTCCGGGAGCGCGGGAGGGACGAGGAAAGCGCTCCTGAAGCCACGGTGCTCAGAGCAGCGGGCACACCAGGCTCGCCTCCAGCACACCTCAATGTGCCACAGAAGCTTCTGATTGCCAGAGTCCTCCAAAAGTTGCTCCTGACTAGATTAAAGAGTTCAGAGGAGCGGCTTTCCCAGAGGAAAGGATGTAATGGGAGACctgaaaaggaataaaagccTAAGATGTGTCCTCAGCTCGAAGCAGGACTTTTCACCCTTGGCACTGCAGCCCCGGGTGCCGGGTGGCGAGGCCAGTACAGAGGAGCTGAAAACAGTTCAGACAGAGGCAAGGAAACTCACACACGTTATTTTAAACTCACACATGGCTATTTGAAAACATAATAAGGAAGAGAAAGCGGGTTGCAGTTCTAATCTCATAACTGGTCTTGCATgaacagctttaaaataaaccaTGAATAACTTGAACACAAGGCACGAGAGAAAAAGCTGCCAGAAAAGAGAGGGCAATAAACAGCTAAAAATCACATccctgaaagagaagaaagaaagtcCAGGGCGGCCAACAACATCTGCTCCACTCTACACATGTGGAGAACAGAAAAGTACCACTCTTGCATAAAGATACACAGAGATTTACACCACCCTTGATCTTCTATCCTCATTTCAGATAAATTGCAAAAAGAACAAGAGCAGAAAGTAACACTGGAGGCAACAATCAGCCATTTGCAGAGTAAGTAACACAGAAACACACGAAGTTAGAGACCTCCATTAGTGCTATAAACAGTAATGTTGCTGTTTGTGTTCCCAGACTTGATCCACAACCAGAACAACCAACAGAAGAGCCAGGAGGTGACGGTGCAAAGGCAAGGTCAGCAAACTTTGTAACCCCCACGTAGCACTCCCTGGACACAGGAACACTAGCCCTGACTCTAGGAAAAGTCTACAGTGGTCTAGAATAAAAGGTTATTTCAAAGCTACACAGAATGAGTTGTTTTGCTAGCTAACATTAAAACATAAACATACTTATGATGGCAAAATAAATGGATTTCACTGCAAATTCTACTTCAGTGGCTACGCcatattttttccaaacaaaacacattccagTTTATAATTGCAATTACAGCTGTACTtgacaaaaagaaagcaataaaaaaagcattttaactctccctcccctccattTCTGGCAATTGCTTAGAAATATTGCTCCTAAGAACTTGTAGTTACAGCAGAGACAGGCCCGTGATAACAAACTCAGCTCCTGTGTCTTCTGCTTTGTGCATAGCACACAAATATTATCCTTAAACTGTGCTGAGTAAACAAGAGCTAAagccagcccagagcctggagctgtttCTCATCAGAAGCCTGACTGTTTTCTAGACCAGGTTTTTACCACACAGACCCCATCTCTCATTCCTgccaaggaaaaacaaagtgcTCTGTCAGAGCAccccgaggaggaggaggaggaggaggaggagaagggaacaGAAAGTCTGAAGGATGAGATGCAGAAAAGGACATTCCAGCTCACAGCAAAGGAGAACGAGGTGAGGAAGTCATTCAGCAGAAACACCACACACCAAAGCTCCCGCAGGTAACCCAGGCTTGGTGTCTCCTGTAAGGATTACCTGCCCTAAATTTTATCCTGATGCCACTCCTGCCTAAACCCCTGCTGAAGCACCTACACAcgagggcagggctgcagcagccttggctgcaggagcagagctctccccaTCCAAACCCCCTCCTGTTCTCACAGACAGGAGAGCCTCAGCAGCCCCACAGGGAAAAGCCAAAGCCACATTTTAAGAACCAAGCCCCTgaataaaaaggaaggagaggaggaaaagaaaatgcttgcaataataacaacaataaaaataaaaggaagggtCTGCTAACAGAAGCAATGCCCGCACAACTGGGCTGCAAAAACACCCAACCAACCAAAGCTTTACAGCCTTGTACACACACTTTGCCATCAAACCAGCCTTCTGCCAACCAACAGCCCCTCAATTCTTACAGCAGTGTTCAGCCAGCAAGGATTTATTGAAAAGgacttagaaaaaaataacttataACTTACTGTAGCAGAGCTGAGAGCCACACAGGAAAAGAGCTGCGACGGGTGGCAGCAAAGCGGGCACCGCGGGAGGGATGGTGGCAGGccgggcagtgcccagcagcacGCTGCAGTAACGCTGAGCCGTGCTCTGTCCCCGCAGGTGCCCGAGGATGCTCGGGCAGAGCCGCGCCGTGCCCGGCTGCGGGCGAAGCGCTGCAGCGGCTGCAGCGGCCCGGCCGCTCCGGGTGTGCGCGGAGCCCAGGGGACCCCTCCCGCTGAGAGCCCCTCGCTGTGCTTGCAGTGCTCGGAGCTGCGCTCAGAGCTGGAGGCGCTGAGCCAGGAGTACCAGTCCTGCCTGACGCGGCTGCGCCAGTGCCGCGACGAGCTCAACCGCTCCCACGGCAGCCAGGCACAGGTGGGAGCTCCCGCCCCGAGCCCAGCCCGGGACAGACCCCCCTCCTCTGTGCCGGGCACAGGGCACGTTTGCTAGGGCCGGGATGGCAAGTGGCCTCCCCCAGCACGCTCCTAGTAACACAAGCTTCTCCTGGCAGAGACAGCGCGGTCCCTGGATCCCTCtcctggtggcagtggcagcagtggcCATCGCCGCCTTCCTGGCCAGTTACAGGCTATGAAGGAGCTCCTTGATGACTGACTTCACTGCAGGAACTGACCTCTGCTTCACCAAAAGCAACCCGACCTGACCTCAcctcctgctgttttctgtgtgcACACTGGGTTCGTATCCCGAGCTGGTCTCAGTCCAGCCAGCTCCCATGAACACGGGGACATCACCCCTTCCCTCGGCTGCTCTGGtcactctgctcctgcccagtCCCCGAGGCACCGAGGGACAGAGTCCCCTCTGCCCGCCGCTGCTGTGGCTCGCACAGGGCgacagggacagggcatccAGCCTGCCTGGGGTTTATACCCCCGAGCTCTCCTGCTGTATTTATTGCCTCCCTAAATGGGAGGTACTCGATCCTGAGCCATCTCTACTCTTACCTGACAA from Vidua chalybeata isolate OUT-0048 chromosome 24, bVidCha1 merged haplotype, whole genome shotgun sequence encodes:
- the TRAF3IP3 gene encoding TRAF3-interacting JNK-activating modulator isoform X1 translates to MPRRARPRPGESYEERSERRQEARERLRCRDGGSSCRPPRRPAASPRQSEFLRRRNLAAEAGESLPGREPEAPTPPDPSSRLEPRPSIPLQHPRSCPTFPPAQSLLSLSIPRGPGDSVHTQGTQTLPRPSSGVTDSSQQTDWGIAVLNKEMVQLSNYLKEALHRELLLKQKMVILQELLSTLLQASEKSWQGQLNEDKLRCKLRVLENQLQACTQSYSNECVKKILIEMEDQKQTYEQKAKEALQKMLEDKLLTEQQLQNSQRSLAEMREDLALWKEHNATLKAELTSVTTAHSELKNSFQALQSELQRADAQSEQLSRELRALRDERTELLQRASALRSDNDRQAGHIRHIQDKLQKEQEQKVTLEATISHLQNLIHNQNNQQKSQEVTVQRQDQVFTTQTPSLIPAKEKQSALSEHPEEEEEEEEEKGTESLKDEMQKRTFQLTAKENEVPEDARAEPRRARLRAKRCSGCSGPAAPGVRGAQGTPPAESPSLCLQCSELRSELEALSQEYQSCLTRLRQCRDELNRSHGSQAQRQRGPWIPLLVAVAAVAIAAFLASYRL